The following coding sequences lie in one Onychomys torridus chromosome X, mOncTor1.1, whole genome shotgun sequence genomic window:
- the LOC118574675 gene encoding elongation factor 2-like, protein MPKATPLIMPLWNHLKFCDPAPQVLCLSKSPSKHNWLYMKAQPFSDAAGLAEDIDKGEVSGCLEPKACVCYLAEKYKWDVTEAQKIWCFGPDGTGPRILTDIVKGVQYLNEIKDSVVALADFQWATKEGTLCEENMCGVCFDAYQGGGQIIPTACHCLYANVLTAQPCLTEPIYLMEIQCPEQVVSSICSVLNRKRGHVFEESQVAGTLMFVVKAYLPVNESFGFTANLCSITSSQAYPQCVFDYWQILPGYPFNNSSRPSQVVGKTSKCKGIKEGIPALDNFLDKL, encoded by the exons gtgcTCTGCCTGTCCAAGTCCCCCAGCAAACACAACTGGCTGTACATGAAGGCCCAGCCCTTCTCTGATGCTGCTGGACTAGCTGAAGACATTGACAAGGGTGAAGTGTCTGGTTGCCTGGAGCCCAAGGCTTGTGTATGCTATCTGGCTGAAAAGTATAAGTGGGATGTCACTGAAGCCCAAAAGATCTGGTGTTTTGGGCCTGATGGCACTGGCCCCAGGATTCTCACCGACATCGTCAAGGGTGTGCAGTACCTGAACGAGATCAAGGACAGTGTGGTggctt tggcTGACTTCCAGTGGGCCACGAAGGAGGGTACGCTCTGTGAGGAGAACATGTGTGGTGTATGCTTTGACGCTTACCAAGGTGGTGGCCAGATCATCCCCACAGCCTGTCACTGCCTCTATGCCAATGTGTTGACTGCACAGCCCTGCCTTACAGAGCCTATCTACCTGATGGAGATCCAGTGTCCTGAGCAAGTTGTAAGTAGCATCTGCAGTGTCCTGAACAGGAAGCGTGGTCATGTGTTTGAGGAGTCCCAGGTGGCTGGCACCCTCATGTTTGTGGTCAAGGCCTACCTGCCTGTCAATGAGTCCTTTGGTTTCACAGCCAACCTGTGCTCCATCACCAGTAGCCAGGCCTACCCACAATGTGTGTTTGACTACTGGCAGATCCTGCCTGGGTACCCTTTCAACAACAGCAGCCGTCCGAGCCAAGTGGTGGGTAAGACTAGCAAGTGCAAAGGCATAAAAGAGGGTATCCCAGCGCTGGACAACTTCCTGGACAAACTGTAG